Within the Prevotella scopos JCM 17725 genome, the region CTGCACCGAATGTCTGCGCTAATCGTGCTACCTTTACAGGTACTCCATATTCGACAGCATAATTATGGCACAAACCTTCAGCTGCCCTCTTTGCCAAAGGATAACAGCTTCGTGTAGCCATTGGATCAAGATATCCCTGCTTTTGCTCGGTAAGCGACTCCTTGTCGTCAGTAACAGAGCCATAAACCTCCATCGTTGAAGCAAAAACAAGTGATTCTACTTTTTTCTCCTGCGCATAGGTAAGGATGTTCTGCATACCAAAATATATCGTATTCATCGTTTCAACGGGCTTCTCGATAAAACCCTTTGAGGCTGTCGGAGCAGCAAAATGAACGATGTAATCGATGTTTTTTGAAGGTTTGAAAGGTGCCATTGAGGAAAAGTCATAAGCATAATAGCTTAATATTTCGCCTTCTTTGCCAAACATCTCTGTTGCCTTTTCGGTGTTTCTTACAACTGCAATGACGTGCAGATTGATACCTTTTTCTGTTGATAAAGCCAAAAGGCAACGCACCATACAGGAGCCTAATAGCCCCGTTGCGCCTGTTACAGCAATGGTTTTGTTTCTCAGTTCTTCTGCTAATGCAAACTTTCCAACAAAGTTTTTTATATCTTCTTTTAGTATCTTACTGCTTATCATCTCAAAGTTATATAAACGACGATCCTTTAATTGTTTTCTTTTCTGTAATAGTAAATCCTCATCCTATTGGATGAAAGGACGAGACTTATAAACCAAATATTTGCTGATCTTCGTGTACCTTCACCATGGCACGTAATACAAAGAAGTCCGTTGGGGTTGTAATCTTAATGTTTTCCATTGGTCCAATGATGGTCCCAAGTTTATAACCATAATGGCTCATCATCGTACAAGAGTCGATGAAATCAGACTTTTCTTCCTCTAAGGAGCGTCTATGTGCGCTGATAATATCCGATAAGCGGAAACTTTGTGGAGCACGGGCAATGAGTGAGTCTGCACGTGATGGAATCTCTAATGAGCCATTTGCTTGCTTCACAATAAGCGTTTCTGTTGCAGGAATACAGGTGATACAACTTCCCACCTCTTCTACTTTCTTGATGTTATCCGTAATCGTCTCCTCTGTGATAAGCGGTCGCACACCATCATGAATGAGTA harbors:
- a CDS encoding NAD-dependent epimerase/dehydratase family protein, which produces MISSKILKEDIKNFVGKFALAEELRNKTIAVTGATGLLGSCMVRCLLALSTEKGINLHVIAVVRNTEKATEMFGKEGEILSYYAYDFSSMAPFKPSKNIDYIVHFAAPTASKGFIEKPVETMNTIYFGMQNILTYAQEKKVESLVFASTMEVYGSVTDDKESLTEQKQGYLDPMATRSCYPLAKRAAEGLCHNYAVEYGVPVKVARLAQTFGAGVGKNDNRVFAQFARSVINNNDIILHTKGEGCHSYCYTIDAVSAMLYLLLRGENGEAYNVANSDTYISIRNMAELVAKKINPKHVKVVIQLQEGMGYPPTTKLRLDTKRINQLGWKAEYGLKEMFSRLIDAMKETES
- a CDS encoding IspD/TarI family cytidylyltransferase: MNIAVIFAGGSGLRMHTKSRPKQFLDLNGKPIIIYTLELFDNHPNIDAIVVACIESWIPFLEKQLRKFEINKVVKVIPGGKSGQESIYKGLCAAEAYAQSQNVNNENTIVLIHDGVRPLITEETITDNIKKVEEVGSCITCIPATETLIVKQANGSLEIPSRADSLIARAPQSFRLSDIISAHRRSLEEEKSDFIDSCTMMSHYGYKLGTIIGPMENIKITTPTDFFVLRAMVKVHEDQQIFGL